AGGTCAGGGCTCTGTGCTTGGCGTGGACTCAGGGATCACGAGGCAGACAGGTGCCGAGAGGCACAGACGGTCGCGGGAGGTCGCGGACGGTCCCCGACGGTCCCCGACGGGCGCCGAGCTCAGGAGGTCAGCGCAGGAGCGCTGATCGGGGACCCGTCGTCGGTCGGGCGGTCTGCGTCGAGCTTCGCGTAGGCGGCCAGGTCCGTGTAGAGCTCGTCGGTGAGCGGGTTCTTCTTGCGCGTGACGATCCGGTGCACCTGGTACGCGGCCACGGCGACGTTCGCGAGGAGGGCGACGAGGCTCACGAGGAACAGCGCGGTCGTGTTGTGCGAGGACTGCACCGCGAAGGTCGAGTCGGTGACGAACGCCGGGAAGGCCATCGTGAACATCATCCAGAACGCGAGGGTCTGCGCGCGGTGCTGGAGCCAGGCCCCCTTGCGGAGGAAGAACGCCGGGATGGTGCACGAGACGAGGAGCGCGGCGCCGGCATAGAACGAGTGGTCGCCGACGCAGTTGTACACGTACGCGAAGTTCCACAGGTCGTACGCGATGATCCAGAACCAGAGCATGTCGGGCCAGATCATGTCCTTGGTCCGGCCTCGCGTGATGTAGATCCCGGCCCATCCGCAGATCGTCAGGAGGTTGAGCAGCCCGGCGATGCCGTTCATGATGTTCCACGAGCCGCCGACCATCATGACGCCGTCGATGAGCCCGTTCATCGAGTACACCTGGAAGTCACGGATGACGGCCTCGAAGATGTTCAGCGCGAGGATCGCGGCCGGGAACATCAGCGCGTACTTGTTCTTCGCGATGCGCGGGACGTAGCGCAGCGCCATGAAGCCGAGGCACCCGGCGAGCGCCGAGTACACCTTGACCCAGTGGAACCATGTGCCGGTGCTCGATCCTGCCCCGGCGGTGGTGGGCCACACGAAGATGGTGAGCATGAGCGGCAGCGCCACGAACAGGCACAGCCCGGCCCACTTGCTCTGGCGGGCGATCTCGTTGGCGAGCATGAGCGCGGCGACGACCGCGACCCACATGAGCGCGGAGTACC
This sequence is a window from Sanguibacter antarcticus. Protein-coding genes within it:
- a CDS encoding DUF5692 family protein — encoded protein: MFLFESVPWYSALMWVAVVAALMLANEIARQSKWAGLCLFVALPLMLTIFVWPTTAGAGSSTGTWFHWVKVYSALAGCLGFMALRYVPRIAKNKYALMFPAAILALNIFEAVIRDFQVYSMNGLIDGVMMVGGSWNIMNGIAGLLNLLTICGWAGIYITRGRTKDMIWPDMLWFWIIAYDLWNFAYVYNCVGDHSFYAGAALLVSCTIPAFFLRKGAWLQHRAQTLAFWMMFTMAFPAFVTDSTFAVQSSHNTTALFLVSLVALLANVAVAAYQVHRIVTRKKNPLTDELYTDLAAYAKLDADRPTDDGSPISAPALTS